One region of Oncorhynchus mykiss isolate Arlee chromosome 8, USDA_OmykA_1.1, whole genome shotgun sequence genomic DNA includes:
- the imp3 gene encoding U3 small nucleolar ribonucleoprotein protein IMP3 — protein sequence MVRKLKFHEQKLLKKVDFINWEVDNNLHEVKVLRRYHIEKREDYTKYNKLSRNIRELAQKIRDLDEKDGFRAHSTCQLLEKLYGTGLIPTKQNLALTEKVTASSFCRRRLPTIMVSLRMAQNLKTAITFIEQGHVRVGPEIVTDAAFLVTRNMEDFVTWVDSSKIKQHVMTYNDERDDFDLVV from the exons ATGGTTCGAAAATTGAAATTTCATGAGCAGAAGCTGTTGAAGAAGGTTGACTTTATCAATTGGGAGGTAGACAACAACCTGCACGAGGTGAAAGTATTGCGGAGGTATCACATCGAGAAGAGAGAAGACTACACCAA GTACAATAAGTTGAGCCGTAACATCAGAGAGCTTGCTCAGAAGATACGTGATCTGGACGAGAAGGATGGCTTCAGAGCCCACAGTACATGTCAACTACTTGAGAAACT GTACGGTACTGGGCTGATCCCCACCAAACAGAACCTGGCTCTTACAGAGAAAGTCACCGCCTCTTCATTCTGCAG GAGGCGGCTACCCACCATAATGGTAAGCTTACGAATGGCTCAGAACCTGAAGACAGCCATCACCTTCATCGAACAGGGAC ATGTGCGTGTGGGACCAGAGATTGTCACAGATGCAGCTTTCCTTGTCACTAG aAATATGGAAGACTTTGTAACATGGGTTGACTCTTCAAAGATCAAACAGCACGTCATGACCTACAATGATGAG AGGGATGACTTTGATCTTGTGGTATAG